A region of Thermodesulfovibrionales bacterium DNA encodes the following proteins:
- a CDS encoding DUF2284 domain-containing protein produces the protein MKHREGGASVRNAKVKELVAFAIEKGAYRAKAFSARKVVMDERVRMKCQIPLCPHYGQCLTCPPNVPTVDEFRAALKRYGTAVMVQTRTPLTMEIDAFDKEEARRFLESPGSPTTPKGGEKTEASENFDNVKLSSVRLHKLVNEVEGRAITFGFPYALGLIGGDCMLCPKCVGQGSGAGCRRPYQARPSMEGVGIDVVKTSINAGLPFDIPPKTEIVWSGLVLID, from the coding sequence ATGAAGCACCGAGAGGGCGGCGCCTCAGTTCGAAACGCAAAGGTAAAAGAGTTGGTCGCCTTTGCGATCGAGAAGGGCGCCTACCGGGCGAAGGCCTTTTCGGCAAGGAAAGTCGTGATGGACGAGCGGGTGAGGATGAAGTGCCAGATACCGCTCTGCCCGCACTACGGCCAGTGCCTGACCTGTCCCCCGAATGTCCCTACGGTTGACGAATTCCGTGCCGCGCTCAAGCGCTACGGCACTGCGGTGATGGTCCAGACGCGGACGCCCCTCACTATGGAAATTGATGCGTTTGATAAAGAGGAGGCGCGGCGGTTCCTCGAGTCACCGGGGAGCCCGACAACACCGAAAGGAGGTGAAAAGACAGAGGCATCGGAGAACTTCGATAACGTGAAGCTCTCTTCCGTGCGTTTGCACAAATTGGTGAACGAAGTCGAGGGGAGGGCGATTACTTTCGGATTCCCATACGCCCTGGGGCTGATCGGAGGCGACTGCATGCTTTGCCCCAAATGCGTAGGACAGGGCAGCGGCGCCGGCTGTCGCAGGCCGTACCAGGCAAGGCCGTCGATGGAGGGCGTCGGGATCGATGTGGTGAAGACCAGTATCAATGCGGGACTTCCCTTCGACATCCCTCCAAAGACGGAGATTGTCTGGAGCGGGTTGGTCCTGATCGATTAG